The Mucilaginibacter yixingensis genome window below encodes:
- a CDS encoding cation-translocating P-type ATPase, with the protein MTDQLVELNVTGMHCNNCAMSVHRMLEKKGLHNIHVSFASDEVKFTTTNDAILPQVINDIRGLGFQVIDNPDTHVEKYYQRLENKLIFCAIFTIPLLAHMILPWHWLHHDSIQLALCLPVFIVGLLHFGKSAWSSVKGGVPNMDVLIFIGSTAAFIYSLVGTIEGLGEQYRFYETSATIITLVLLGNLFEKRSVTQTTSAVKDLMKFQQVKANRVINGSVEVIDAREIKSGDTLLVNTGDQIPADGDILEGNASVDESMLTGESVPVEKKKYDSVIGGTIVQHGNIRIIATKVGSKSVLAQIIDLMKKAQAAKPPIQKLGDKVAAIFVPAVLGISLLTFILTFFVFGGGLQASLMHAIAVLVISCPCAMGLATPTAVMVGLGRAAKNGVLIKGGDTIEAVSQAKYVVFDKTGTLTTGKFKLKDVKIEGDADQSVVNGLISAIEERSNHPIARSLVEQLKTQPQQKVILKKATEERGLGMRAEDVDGNHYFLGASKDKGDSEYNLSLYKNNALLAQIAIQDDIKPGAAELINALRQMNITPVLLSGDKQSRCAEVAKILGIADVYAEKLPDEKLAVIDVFRKKGQTLMVGDGINDAPALTQADVGVSMNDASHIAIQSAKVVLLNTDLHSLVFFLKVSRHTLKTIKQNLFWAFAYNVVAIPVAAAGFLSPMVGALAMACSDVVVIGNSLRLKIKKLN; encoded by the coding sequence ATGACAGATCAGCTTGTAGAACTTAACGTAACCGGCATGCATTGTAATAACTGTGCCATGTCGGTGCATCGTATGTTAGAAAAAAAAGGCTTGCATAACATCCATGTAAGCTTTGCAAGCGACGAGGTGAAATTTACTACTACCAATGACGCCATTCTGCCGCAGGTAATCAATGATATCCGTGGCTTGGGTTTCCAGGTGATTGATAATCCCGATACACATGTAGAGAAGTACTACCAGCGCCTGGAAAATAAGCTGATCTTTTGCGCCATATTCACCATCCCGTTGCTGGCACATATGATTTTGCCCTGGCACTGGCTACACCATGATAGTATTCAATTAGCACTTTGTTTACCTGTATTTATAGTAGGGTTGCTGCACTTCGGTAAAAGCGCCTGGAGCTCTGTTAAAGGTGGCGTGCCTAATATGGATGTGCTGATCTTCATAGGTTCAACAGCGGCCTTTATTTACAGCCTGGTGGGTACTATTGAAGGTTTGGGCGAGCAATATCGCTTTTACGAAACCAGTGCCACTATTATTACGCTGGTGTTGTTGGGTAACCTGTTTGAGAAACGCTCGGTAACGCAAACAACCTCGGCAGTTAAAGACCTGATGAAATTTCAGCAGGTAAAGGCTAACCGTGTAATAAATGGGAGTGTAGAGGTGATTGATGCCCGCGAGATTAAATCAGGTGATACCTTATTGGTTAACACCGGCGATCAGATCCCTGCCGATGGTGATATACTGGAAGGCAACGCCTCGGTCGATGAGTCAATGCTAACGGGGGAGAGCGTGCCCGTTGAAAAGAAGAAATATGATAGCGTTATTGGTGGTACCATTGTACAACATGGTAACATCCGCATTATTGCCACTAAAGTGGGCTCAAAATCGGTACTGGCGCAAATCATCGATCTGATGAAGAAGGCGCAGGCAGCAAAGCCACCTATCCAAAAATTGGGCGATAAAGTAGCTGCCATATTTGTACCCGCCGTTTTGGGCATTTCGTTACTAACATTCATTCTTACTTTTTTTGTTTTCGGAGGAGGATTGCAAGCTTCGCTGATGCATGCTATTGCCGTGCTGGTGATCTCGTGCCCGTGCGCTATGGGTTTAGCTACCCCAACAGCCGTTATGGTTGGACTGGGGCGCGCGGCAAAGAATGGCGTACTGATTAAAGGCGGCGATACCATTGAAGCCGTAAGCCAGGCTAAGTACGTGGTGTTTGATAAAACAGGTACGCTTACAACCGGTAAATTCAAGTTGAAAGATGTCAAAATAGAGGGTGACGCCGATCAATCTGTTGTCAATGGATTGATCAGTGCCATAGAAGAGCGTTCAAACCACCCGATTGCCCGGTCGCTGGTTGAACAATTGAAAACTCAACCTCAACAAAAGGTGATCCTTAAAAAAGCTACAGAAGAACGTGGTTTGGGTATGCGTGCCGAAGATGTAGACGGCAATCATTATTTCCTGGGTGCTTCGAAAGATAAAGGCGATAGCGAGTACAATCTGTCGCTCTATAAAAATAATGCCTTGCTGGCACAGATTGCCATTCAGGACGATATCAAGCCAGGTGCTGCGGAACTTATCAATGCATTAAGGCAAATGAACATTACACCTGTGTTATTGAGCGGGGACAAACAAAGCCGTTGCGCCGAAGTAGCCAAAATTTTAGGCATCGCAGATGTTTACGCCGAGAAGCTGCCCGACGAAAAGCTGGCCGTGATAGATGTGTTTCGCAAGAAAGGGCAGACTTTGATGGTGGGAGATGGCATTAACGATGCGCCGGCATTAACACAAGCAGATGTGGGCGTTTCTATGAATGATGCCAGTCATATCGCCATTCAATCGGCCAAAGTGGTTTTGTTGAATACTGATTTGCATTCGCTTGTATTTTTCCTGAAAGTGAGCAGGCATACGCTTAAAACCATTAAACAAAACCTGTTCTGGGCTTTTGCTTATAATGTGGTGGCTATCCCCGTGGCTGCGGCAGGGTTTTTAAGTCCGATGGTGGGTGCGCTGGCCATGGCTTGCTCTGACGTGGTAGTAATTGGTAACTCGCTGCGACTGAAGATAAAGAAGCTAAATTAA
- a CDS encoding alpha/beta hydrolase, which yields MKKTILTAICAAFVAIANAQEKPILLWPNGAPGSEGKTTPEHVSKSARGEISISNVNFPSITPYLPTNGKANGMAIIIAPGGGHKELKMDYEGSNFAEWLNTHGITAFVLKYRLAKEANSVYTVDGHALKDLQRAIQLVRSRAKEWHIDTARIGAMGFSAGGELAGLSGTRFSYGDKNAKDELDRQSSRPSFQLLVYPGNPDRFEPQKNSPPLFMVAGGEDTPERLKGMVAAYTKYLDAKIPVELHLYAKGPHGFGVRKTTPGAVAGWPERFYDWLIDMGLITKEK from the coding sequence ATGAAAAAGACCATTTTAACCGCCATCTGCGCCGCATTTGTGGCCATTGCCAATGCACAGGAAAAACCTATTTTATTATGGCCAAACGGAGCGCCGGGTTCTGAAGGCAAGACTACCCCAGAGCATGTCAGCAAATCGGCCCGTGGCGAGATTTCTATATCGAACGTAAACTTCCCGTCTATCACGCCCTATTTACCTACCAATGGCAAAGCAAACGGAATGGCCATTATTATAGCCCCAGGTGGCGGCCACAAAGAATTAAAGATGGACTACGAAGGCTCAAATTTTGCAGAATGGCTCAATACACACGGCATTACCGCTTTTGTATTGAAATATCGCCTGGCTAAAGAGGCTAACAGCGTTTATACCGTTGATGGGCATGCGTTGAAAGATCTGCAACGCGCTATACAGTTAGTGCGCAGTCGCGCGAAAGAATGGCATATTGATACAGCCCGTATTGGCGCCATGGGTTTCTCGGCAGGTGGCGAGCTGGCCGGACTATCGGGTACGCGATTTAGCTACGGCGATAAAAATGCAAAAGATGAGCTAGACCGCCAAAGCTCACGGCCCAGTTTCCAGCTATTGGTGTACCCCGGCAACCCCGACCGGTTTGAACCGCAAAAGAACTCACCTCCCCTGTTTATGGTGGCCGGTGGCGAAGACACGCCAGAACGCCTGAAAGGCATGGTTGCTGCCTATACCAAATACCTGGATGCTAAAATACCCGTAGAACTACACTTATATGCTAAAGGTCCGCACGGCTTTGGTGTGAGAAAGACCACCCCGGGCGCTGTAGCCGGCTGGCCTGAGCGTTTTTATGATTGGCTGATAGATATGGGGCTAATTACGAAGGAAAAATAG
- a CDS encoding helix-turn-helix domain-containing protein, with translation MDFSSAYFGKPLSELTYEDIVEYFTVPRQESETIEFKSFPKQAAFDAGLQNVLKGISAFLNSTGGLLIWGAPKGVKEAGREDIFVGELQPVKDLREKDSLINRISSSIIPLPIGIAVQILSRGTDHLYIFEIQQSTYRPHQYDTRYYVRLDGQSKPAPHYLVDALMKRVTYPNLNGVIKFHEIQHDADGFYLNIEVGIFNFSVLQNEEQISFKILCDGGYFPRSGDLTSNFRRWHYNNEGTELTYDNFVSVLHYGNPRTYTDQIRIKTTQINKNDGMLSFLLSFGGKYSPAKASIYVLRWPSNIPRNTNELLAHVEENLLFADSLKKTPEDTLSSFLGR, from the coding sequence ATGGATTTCTCATCTGCTTACTTTGGTAAACCTCTATCTGAACTAACTTATGAAGACATTGTGGAGTACTTTACCGTACCCCGACAAGAGTCCGAAACCATAGAGTTCAAATCGTTCCCGAAACAAGCAGCATTTGATGCTGGCTTGCAAAATGTTTTAAAGGGCATAAGTGCGTTCCTGAACTCCACTGGGGGGTTATTGATCTGGGGAGCACCTAAAGGCGTTAAGGAAGCAGGGAGGGAAGACATATTTGTGGGGGAATTACAGCCAGTGAAGGACCTACGGGAAAAAGATAGTCTAATCAATAGGATAAGCAGCTCAATTATACCGTTACCTATCGGCATAGCTGTTCAAATCTTATCCAGGGGAACAGACCACTTATATATCTTCGAGATACAACAGAGTACCTATAGGCCACATCAGTACGATACTAGGTATTATGTAAGACTAGATGGGCAGTCCAAGCCTGCACCACATTACCTAGTAGACGCGTTAATGAAGCGTGTCACATACCCTAACTTAAATGGGGTTATAAAATTTCACGAGATACAACATGATGCAGATGGTTTTTATCTAAACATAGAGGTAGGAATCTTTAACTTCTCAGTGCTTCAGAACGAAGAGCAGATATCTTTTAAGATACTATGTGATGGAGGATACTTTCCACGATCAGGAGACTTGACAAGCAATTTCCGTAGGTGGCACTATAATAACGAGGGCACGGAGTTGACTTACGACAACTTTGTAAGTGTTTTACATTATGGTAACCCAAGAACATATACTGACCAAATACGGATAAAAACAACACAGATCAACAAGAACGATGGAATGTTATCCTTTCTACTGTCCTTCGGTGGCAAATACTCACCTGCTAAGGCTTCTATATATGTCTTGAGATGGCCGTCAAACATACCACGCAATACTAATGAGTTGCTAGCGCACGTCGAAGAAAACCTCTTGTTTGCTGATAGTTTAAAGAAGACTCCTGAAGACACCTTGTCTTCATTCTTGGGAAGATAA
- a CDS encoding DUF4145 domain-containing protein yields the protein MEKDVHGMWYIQSYKCPNNHCLKNILYLVNGQYVYNHSAQKFDLSQPVSLRLIHPKGSMRPPVPIEVPTHISVDYSEACIVLADSTKASAALSRRCLQNLLLDAAGVSKGDLSGQIQSVIDSGKLPSHLSDDIDAIRNIGNFAAHPNKSKSTGEILEVEPNEAEWNLEVLEALFDFYYVQPAKAAIRRAALNAKLADSGKPPMK from the coding sequence TTGGAAAAGGATGTCCACGGTATGTGGTACATACAAAGTTATAAATGCCCCAATAATCATTGCTTAAAAAACATACTGTATCTTGTCAATGGGCAGTATGTATATAACCATAGTGCGCAAAAGTTTGACCTTAGTCAGCCAGTTTCCCTTAGATTAATTCACCCTAAAGGCTCAATGCGTCCACCTGTTCCCATAGAAGTCCCTACACATATATCAGTTGACTATTCCGAAGCTTGCATTGTATTGGCGGACAGCACAAAAGCAAGCGCTGCATTAAGTCGCAGATGTTTACAAAATCTATTATTAGATGCGGCTGGAGTATCAAAGGGCGACTTGTCAGGACAGATTCAATCGGTTATAGACTCTGGAAAACTACCTAGCCATCTCTCTGATGATATAGATGCAATAAGGAATATTGGCAACTTTGCAGCACACCCTAATAAGAGTAAGAGCACAGGTGAAATATTAGAGGTTGAACCAAATGAAGCAGAATGGAATCTAGAGGTACTAGAGGCTTTGTTTGACTTTTATTATGTGCAGCCAGCGAAGGCGGCAATTAGAAGAGCTGCTCTTAATGCCAAGCTTGCAGACTCTGGCAAGCCACCAATGAAGTAG
- a CDS encoding helix-turn-helix domain-containing protein, translated as MTPINKQFVLLPSDIALTKEGLHYKDLLTYITIRSFLNSKNDLCMPSYESIADRSGMSKKFIGQSIIRLERAGYLKVERSQKRRASNRYSFRDHECFCQIPYEFFEIDDLTANEKAMLLGVRECFDSTNLEFFVGDLANAALMLDVTYRTVYVQFKSLIDKGYIEKVTIPYKSGGERKVTRLTSKINWHYHRDIKPEKLGGDQDSSNLIFK; from the coding sequence ATGACCCCAATCAACAAACAGTTTGTTCTGTTACCGTCTGATATTGCCTTAACTAAAGAAGGCTTGCACTATAAAGATCTACTGACCTATATCACTATTCGTTCCTTTCTGAACAGCAAGAACGACCTGTGTATGCCATCCTATGAAAGCATTGCTGACCGCTCTGGTATGTCCAAGAAATTCATAGGCCAGTCTATAATCAGGTTAGAGCGTGCTGGTTATTTAAAGGTAGAACGTTCACAAAAGAGACGAGCATCTAATCGCTATAGCTTCCGTGACCATGAATGCTTCTGTCAGATTCCCTATGAATTCTTTGAGATAGACGACTTAACTGCCAATGAGAAGGCTATGCTTCTCGGAGTAAGAGAGTGCTTTGACAGTACAAACTTGGAGTTCTTTGTTGGAGACTTGGCGAATGCAGCACTGATGCTTGATGTGACTTATCGTACTGTTTATGTACAGTTTAAATCTCTTATAGACAAAGGGTACATAGAGAAGGTTACAATTCCTTACAAGTCGGGAGGAGAGCGCAAAGTAACGCGCCTAACATCCAAGATAAATTGGCATTACCACAGGGATATTAAGCCTGAGAAGTTAGGCGGAGACCAAGATAGCAGCAACCTGATATTTAAGTAA
- a CDS encoding site-specific integrase, which produces MYTEPKIVSTEDLSIRAYVTFYLNNKRVREYNGKTLGLRLNPNRAVSADERNLLLKKLQFELHKALDAGTYKTEISIPSSERFLSITQEHETPSQIHHKSTAEVLLLALNRKLNNDLSRKYKRNLRFIHRDFVAFLSEAELNQPLNKLTTSRIDDFLSRFNSSGTYYMNKRRDLGVLLNAAGRMIDYDVLVVKNSERRRTKAKLNKAYRKEQLKPLLTHLKKASPNLYLCCLLTYSTWLRPHEEIRLLTLGDFSRSCSEIRLSGDANKGGKVRTVFVPLYVREELNLTLKKLKPSENIFTGHVHPFNEDYFKTQWGRLKDDLIKLALIEQDQTIYSFRHTAAIEVYRKTKDVHLLQNLLAHSTLVVTLKYLRSLGELSHQDRETAAPTL; this is translated from the coding sequence ATGTATACAGAGCCTAAAATCGTATCTACAGAAGACCTCTCAATTAGAGCATACGTAACCTTCTATTTAAACAATAAACGAGTTAGAGAGTATAATGGAAAGACACTTGGGTTAAGGCTTAACCCTAATAGAGCAGTTAGTGCCGATGAACGAAACCTTTTGCTGAAGAAGCTACAATTTGAATTACATAAGGCCCTTGATGCAGGTACCTATAAGACAGAGATCTCCATACCATCTTCGGAAAGGTTTTTATCCATAACGCAGGAGCACGAAACTCCTAGTCAGATTCACCATAAGTCAACGGCTGAAGTTCTGTTACTAGCTTTAAACAGAAAGCTTAACAATGACTTGAGCCGGAAATATAAACGTAACCTTAGATTTATACACAGAGACTTTGTTGCCTTTCTATCAGAAGCAGAACTTAATCAGCCTTTAAATAAGCTAACAACATCTAGAATAGACGACTTCCTTTCGCGTTTCAATAGTTCTGGAACCTACTACATGAACAAACGTCGAGATTTGGGAGTGCTTCTTAATGCAGCGGGCAGAATGATTGACTATGATGTATTAGTGGTAAAAAATAGTGAAAGACGGAGAACCAAGGCCAAGCTTAACAAGGCTTATCGAAAGGAACAACTAAAGCCATTACTGACGCACCTTAAGAAAGCGTCTCCTAATCTTTACCTTTGTTGCCTACTAACTTACTCAACTTGGTTGAGGCCCCATGAGGAGATAAGACTACTGACTCTAGGTGACTTTAGTCGCAGTTGCTCCGAGATCCGTTTATCTGGTGATGCTAATAAAGGTGGAAAGGTACGAACTGTATTTGTCCCATTGTATGTAAGAGAAGAACTAAACCTAACATTAAAGAAGCTAAAGCCATCAGAAAACATCTTCACAGGACATGTTCATCCATTCAATGAAGATTACTTCAAGACCCAGTGGGGACGTTTAAAAGACGATCTGATCAAGCTTGCTCTTATCGAGCAAGACCAAACCATCTATTCCTTTAGACATACTGCTGCTATAGAGGTCTACCGTAAAACCAAAGATGTACACCTTTTACAGAACCTACTGGCTCACTCTACGTTGGTTGTTACCCTCAAATACCTAAGAAGTTTAGGTGAGCTTAGCCACCAAGATAGAGAAACTGCAGCTCCTACATTGTAA
- a CDS encoding DUF6252 family protein, which produces MKHLKPLFLLAVLFMLVPTACKKSNNDLAASAVSLKFKFNGSAQAANTVIATYYKSQGTVQIMGSMANSTQVLNLMVNNVKVGTFDVATGDAIASYSIGADLDHSYLGTTGKIVITKFTTEAVGGTFQFSSVAGVGLAGTFTEGTFLAKLITM; this is translated from the coding sequence ATGAAACACCTAAAACCTTTATTTTTATTGGCTGTACTTTTTATGTTGGTACCAACGGCGTGCAAAAAAAGCAATAATGACCTAGCGGCCTCTGCGGTTAGCTTAAAATTTAAATTTAATGGCAGCGCTCAAGCGGCCAACACTGTAATCGCTACCTATTACAAAAGCCAGGGTACAGTACAAATAATGGGATCTATGGCCAATTCGACTCAGGTACTCAACCTGATGGTTAACAATGTAAAAGTCGGGACATTTGATGTAGCAACAGGGGATGCTATTGCTTCTTATTCAATCGGGGCAGATTTGGACCATTCTTATTTGGGCACTACCGGCAAAATAGTCATTACAAAATTTACTACGGAGGCTGTAGGGGGCACATTTCAATTCTCAAGTGTGGCTGGAGTAGGCCTGGCTGGTACATTTACTGAAGGTACGTTTTTAGCCAAATTGATTACAATGTAA
- a CDS encoding pectinesterase family protein — MKKIFHILCWLILISTTSQAQRYQATVSPGQSIQAAIEAAPEHATKPYIIFIKNGTYNQKVIIDKPNIVLLGENRDSTRIINAETAASRKIKEYKGQPVNMGVIVLQKGADDCIISGLTVYNNYGTTVEQTTVHQMAIYGQATRTIVINCNVWADGNDALSLWAPDGGMYYHADLYLRCPGVDFLCPRGWCYATRCTFYGDGRALIWHDGRGNPDKKLVITDSHFDSKRPVTLGRYHHDSQFFLLNCTMTSKIIDHPIGYAYSDQVLDSIPWGNRVYMYNVKRDGGNFAWMENNLEKAKGSPKASEINAKWTFGGAWDPEAKIQALWSVLAYKKGQFVNYKTEK; from the coding sequence ATGAAAAAAATCTTTCACATTCTTTGCTGGCTCATATTGATCAGCACCACCTCCCAAGCCCAACGCTACCAGGCCACCGTATCGCCCGGCCAAAGCATCCAGGCCGCTATTGAGGCTGCGCCAGAACATGCCACTAAGCCTTACATTATCTTCATTAAGAACGGCACCTACAATCAAAAAGTAATTATTGATAAACCCAACATTGTTCTGTTGGGCGAAAACCGCGACAGCACCCGCATTATCAATGCAGAAACAGCAGCTTCGCGAAAGATTAAGGAGTACAAAGGTCAGCCGGTCAATATGGGGGTAATTGTATTGCAAAAAGGGGCAGACGATTGTATTATTAGCGGTCTGACCGTTTATAACAACTATGGCACTACGGTTGAGCAAACTACCGTGCACCAGATGGCTATCTACGGACAGGCCACGCGCACCATTGTAATTAATTGTAATGTTTGGGCCGACGGTAATGATGCCCTGTCGTTATGGGCGCCTGATGGTGGCATGTATTATCATGCAGATCTATATTTGCGTTGCCCGGGAGTAGACTTTCTTTGTCCGCGCGGATGGTGTTACGCAACCCGATGCACGTTTTATGGCGATGGCCGCGCACTGATCTGGCATGATGGACGTGGTAATCCAGACAAAAAGCTGGTCATCACCGATTCTCATTTCGATTCTAAGCGCCCGGTAACACTAGGTCGCTACCACCATGATTCGCAATTCTTCCTGCTCAACTGCACCATGACCAGCAAGATTATTGATCACCCGATAGGGTATGCTTATAGCGATCAGGTGCTGGATTCTATCCCATGGGGCAACCGTGTTTACATGTACAACGTCAAACGCGATGGCGGAAATTTTGCCTGGATGGAAAACAACCTCGAAAAAGCCAAAGGATCACCAAAGGCTAGCGAAATTAATGCTAAGTGGACTTTTGGCGGGGCCTGGGACCCGGAAGCCAAAATACAGGCGCTATGGAGCGTGCTGGCGTATAAAAAAGGGCAGTTTGTAAACTATAAAACGGAGAAATAG
- a CDS encoding DUF5655 domain-containing protein encodes MPVTYIDPETEKFLAGKSTHTAHLYNHFINEFAELGDISLHATKTMIGISNGHKRIAWVTQFGKNFIHVVLPFNRPYEDNLCFSKVALVPGSNQYNHHLRILQKEDVNEEVRGYLRLTIEG; translated from the coding sequence ATGCCCGTCACTTACATCGATCCCGAAACAGAAAAGTTCCTCGCCGGTAAAAGCACTCATACGGCACACCTGTACAATCATTTCATTAATGAGTTTGCCGAGTTGGGCGATATCTCACTGCACGCTACCAAAACCATGATTGGCATTTCAAACGGGCATAAGCGTATTGCCTGGGTTACGCAGTTTGGCAAAAACTTTATTCATGTGGTGTTGCCGTTTAATCGGCCTTATGAAGATAATCTGTGTTTCAGCAAGGTTGCTCTGGTGCCGGGGAGTAATCAGTATAATCATCATCTGCGCATATTGCAGAAGGAGGATGTTAATGAGGAGGTAAGAGGGTATTTAAGGTTGACTATAGAAGGCTAA
- the fbp gene encoding class 1 fructose-bisphosphatase, whose translation MQSIKTLGQFIIEKQADFPYAKGELSRLLRDIGIASKIVNREVNKAGLADILGDAGSINIQGEGQKKLDVYANEQFITALKSGGECCVVVSEENDEYIYIDSEISKNAKYVVAIDPLDGSSNIDVNVGVGTVFSIFRRKSKSGAATMEDVLQRGVEQVAAGYVIYGSSTMLVYTTGKGVNGFTLDPSIGEFCLSHPDMKIPKDGVIYSINEGYYAHFPDGIKKYIKFCQVEDEKTSRPYTSRYTGSMVADLHRNMIKGGIFLYPITAKSPKGKLRLIYECNPMAFIIEQAGGKASDGYNRILELEVTELHQRSAIIIGSENMVLKAEEMMACFSPQVTKKNFEGLVSIQ comes from the coding sequence ATGCAATCAATAAAAACTTTAGGACAATTCATCATTGAAAAACAGGCAGACTTTCCTTACGCTAAAGGTGAGCTTTCGCGGTTGCTGCGCGATATAGGCATAGCTTCCAAAATAGTTAACCGTGAGGTGAACAAGGCCGGTCTGGCCGATATTTTGGGCGATGCAGGTAGTATTAACATACAGGGCGAGGGCCAGAAAAAGCTGGACGTATATGCCAACGAGCAATTTATTACAGCCCTGAAAAGTGGTGGCGAGTGCTGCGTGGTTGTATCTGAAGAAAACGACGAATACATCTATATTGACTCTGAGATTTCTAAAAACGCCAAATATGTAGTGGCTATTGACCCGCTGGACGGTTCATCAAACATTGACGTGAACGTTGGTGTGGGTACTGTTTTCTCTATCTTCCGCAGAAAGAGCAAAAGCGGCGCAGCCACAATGGAAGACGTGCTGCAACGTGGTGTAGAGCAGGTAGCTGCCGGTTATGTAATCTACGGCTCATCAACCATGTTGGTTTATACCACGGGTAAAGGTGTAAACGGTTTCACGCTTGATCCATCAATCGGCGAGTTCTGTTTGTCGCACCCTGATATGAAGATCCCTAAAGACGGTGTGATCTATTCTATTAACGAGGGTTACTACGCCCACTTCCCTGACGGCATTAAGAAATACATTAAATTTTGCCAGGTAGAAGACGAAAAAACCAGCCGTCCGTATACTTCGCGTTACACCGGTTCAATGGTGGCAGATTTGCACCGTAATATGATTAAAGGTGGCATCTTCTTATACCCAATCACCGCAAAATCGCCAAAAGGTAAACTGCGCTTAATTTACGAGTGTAACCCGATGGCCTTTATTATTGAACAAGCCGGCGGTAAAGCCAGCGATGGTTACAACCGCATCCTTGAATTAGAAGTAACTGAATTGCATCAGCGTTCGGCTATTATTATCGGTTCAGAGAATATGGTATTAAAAGCCGAAGAAATGATGGCTTGTTTCTCTCCCCAGGTAACCAAAAAGAATTTTGAGGGCCTGGTATCAATCCAGTAA
- a CDS encoding metallophosphoesterase, with translation MTRIGLLSDTHSYLDDNILKHFDNVDEIWHAGDFGDISVADRLAAHKPLRGVYGNIDAADVRQTFPEHLRFKIEDVDVWMTHIGGYPGRYHPAIRNEIYTKPPKLFICGHSHILKVMYDEQIKCLHINPGAAGKHGWHKVRTLIKFCVTDDKIHNLEAVELLK, from the coding sequence ATGACAAGGATAGGCCTGCTGTCTGACACTCATAGTTATCTGGACGATAACATCTTAAAACACTTTGACAACGTTGATGAAATTTGGCATGCCGGCGATTTTGGCGACATATCTGTAGCTGATCGTTTAGCGGCTCATAAGCCATTGCGCGGTGTATACGGCAATATAGATGCGGCAGACGTGCGCCAAACATTCCCCGAGCATTTACGTTTCAAAATAGAGGATGTGGATGTATGGATGACGCACATTGGAGGCTATCCGGGCCGGTATCACCCTGCTATTAGAAATGAAATTTACACTAAGCCTCCAAAGCTTTTTATTTGCGGGCACTCGCATATATTAAAGGTAATGTATGACGAGCAGATAAAATGCCTGCACATAAACCCCGGAGCAGCCGGAAAACACGGTTGGCATAAAGTAAGAACATTAATAAAATTTTGCGTTACTGACGATAAAATTCATAACTTAGAAGCAGTAGAGTTATTAAAATAG